A single Tenacibaculum sp. Bg11-29 DNA region contains:
- a CDS encoding redoxin domain-containing protein has protein sequence MNSKIQTILVKDLNGAEIDLMTSYKNEVLLLIIYNNDCLGCTGRAIPLAYEFQQKYPSIKVIGIHADFVNREGTKASIKSIFTSGENPFPIYIDEHHKVYDQFKAEGTPQWLLISEKGELFRAIFGSQENAQNRLYYALESLVEAN, from the coding sequence ATGAATAGCAAAATACAAACGATACTTGTTAAAGATTTAAATGGAGCTGAAATAGATTTAATGACTTCTTATAAAAATGAAGTGTTATTGCTTATTATATATAACAATGATTGTTTAGGCTGTACAGGACGTGCAATTCCTTTAGCTTATGAGTTTCAACAGAAATACCCATCAATTAAAGTTATTGGAATTCATGCTGATTTTGTAAATAGAGAGGGTACAAAAGCTTCAATTAAAAGCATTTTTACGAGTGGTGAAAACCCATTTCCTATTTATATAGATGAACATCACAAAGTGTACGACCAGTTTAAGGCAGAAGGAACACCGCAATGGTTACTGATTTCTGAAAAAGGGGAATTGTTTCGTGCTATTTTTGGTTCACAAGAAAATGCGCAAAACAGATTGTATTACGCATTAGAAAGTCTTGTGGAAGCAAATTAG
- a CDS encoding iron-containing alcohol dehydrogenase, whose translation MNNFDFKNPTKIIFGKDSIEKIENEIPKDAKVLLLFGGGSIKKNGIYNQVKTALSKVNVIEFGGIPANPEYAVLMDALKVIKEEKITYLLAVGGGSVIDGTKFLSAAAVFNGETPWDILTQNIRTEKGMPFGTVLTLPATGSEMNSGAVITRRETKEKLAMGGPGLFPEFSILDPLVITSIPKRQLANGLADAFTHVLEQYMTYPTGALLQDRFAESILQTLIEVAPKIINNPTDYKAASNFMWSCTMALNGLIQKGVPTDWAVHAIGHELTALFGIDHARTLAVIAPSHYTFNFESKKEKLAQYGERVWNITEGTIDDKANAAIEKTVAFFHELGIDTKLSDYTKDYEGTAELISKRFTDRGWLGLGEHQNLSPEKVEEIVKMAY comes from the coding sequence ATGAACAATTTTGATTTTAAAAATCCTACCAAAATTATTTTTGGTAAGGACTCCATAGAAAAAATAGAAAATGAAATTCCTAAAGACGCAAAAGTACTATTGCTTTTTGGAGGAGGAAGTATTAAGAAAAACGGAATTTACAATCAAGTAAAAACTGCTTTATCTAAAGTAAATGTTATTGAATTTGGAGGTATACCTGCAAACCCAGAATATGCAGTTTTAATGGATGCTTTAAAAGTAATTAAAGAAGAAAAAATTACCTACTTATTAGCTGTTGGTGGTGGTTCTGTAATTGACGGAACTAAGTTTTTATCTGCTGCTGCTGTTTTTAATGGTGAAACTCCTTGGGATATTTTAACTCAAAACATTAGAACCGAAAAAGGAATGCCTTTTGGTACTGTACTAACATTACCTGCAACAGGTTCTGAAATGAATTCTGGTGCTGTAATTACACGAAGAGAAACTAAAGAAAAACTAGCAATGGGAGGGCCAGGTTTATTTCCTGAGTTTTCAATATTAGATCCTTTAGTTATTACTTCGATTCCAAAACGTCAATTAGCAAACGGTTTAGCTGATGCTTTTACACACGTTTTAGAACAGTATATGACCTACCCAACCGGTGCTTTATTACAAGATAGATTTGCTGAAAGTATTTTACAAACTTTAATTGAAGTTGCTCCTAAAATAATAAATAATCCCACTGATTATAAAGCTGCTTCTAACTTTATGTGGAGTTGTACAATGGCGTTAAACGGATTAATTCAAAAAGGAGTACCTACAGATTGGGCTGTTCACGCAATTGGGCATGAGTTAACTGCTTTATTTGGTATCGATCATGCTCGTACATTAGCTGTTATTGCACCAAGTCATTATACTTTTAATTTTGAAAGTAAAAAAGAGAAATTAGCACAATACGGTGAGCGTGTTTGGAATATTACAGAGGGCACTATTGATGATAAAGCCAATGCTGCTATTGAAAAAACAGTTGCTTTTTTCCATGAATTAGGTATTGATACTAAATTGTCTGACTATACTAAAGATTATGAAGGAACTGCTGAGTTAATTTCAAAACGTTTTACCGATCGTGGTTGGTTAGGTTTAGGGGAACATCAAAATTTATCTCCTGAAAAGGTTGAAGAAATTGTAAAAATGGCATATTAA
- a CDS encoding SDR family NAD(P)-dependent oxidoreductase, giving the protein MSENKLNLDIESCITTLQKLLEDTDQLFELPEAQRIALYKVAGELTRPNRAEFERRRKDAKKAAKRKMIAKDTHARKSTGIRSAREAALFVAPKLLAAAAIPEDTPELESARNCYVCKTVFTKLHHFYDTMCTECGDLNYAKRFQTTDLKDQVAVITGSRLKIGYHITLMLLRSGATVVATTRFPADSAIRFAKEEDYKDWSDRLHIHGLDLRHIPSVEIFCNYIEQKYDRLDILINNAAQTVRRPSGFYFHLMENEKLPVDKLPKLAQTLLKDHTACLEELSSLSVSTSKTSKNNVLPVTWHGPEPGIGLRNSAELSQIPYSFDNSLQTAEVFPEGELDADLQQVDLRKTNSWRLRLGEIETTEMVEVQLVNAVAPFVLCNRLSNLMMKENTGKKHIINVTAMEGKFHRFKKVDRHPHTNMAKAALNMLTHTSASTFAKSGIYMNAVDTGWVTDEDPAELSKKKVEVHDFQPPLDIVDGAARVMDPLIDGINTGKHWCGKFLKDYFPIDW; this is encoded by the coding sequence ATGAGTGAAAATAAATTGAATTTAGACATTGAATCTTGTATCACTACACTACAAAAATTATTAGAGGATACCGATCAACTTTTTGAACTCCCAGAAGCACAAAGAATAGCATTATACAAAGTTGCTGGTGAATTAACAAGACCTAATCGTGCTGAATTTGAGCGTAGAAGAAAAGACGCTAAAAAAGCAGCAAAACGTAAAATGATTGCTAAAGATACGCATGCAAGAAAGTCTACAGGAATTAGATCTGCTAGAGAAGCAGCGTTATTTGTTGCTCCAAAATTATTAGCAGCAGCTGCAATACCAGAAGATACACCAGAACTAGAATCAGCAAGAAACTGTTACGTTTGTAAAACAGTTTTTACCAAACTACATCACTTTTATGATACCATGTGTACAGAATGTGGTGATTTAAATTACGCAAAACGTTTTCAAACGACTGACTTAAAAGATCAAGTAGCTGTTATTACAGGTTCTAGATTAAAAATAGGGTATCATATAACTTTAATGTTATTACGTTCTGGAGCTACTGTAGTTGCGACAACACGTTTTCCCGCAGATTCAGCCATTCGTTTTGCTAAAGAAGAAGATTATAAAGATTGGAGTGATCGTTTACATATTCATGGTTTAGATTTAAGACATATACCAAGTGTAGAGATTTTTTGTAATTATATTGAGCAAAAATATGATCGTTTAGATATTCTAATAAACAATGCAGCGCAAACGGTAAGAAGACCATCAGGCTTTTATTTTCATTTAATGGAAAATGAAAAATTACCTGTTGATAAACTTCCAAAGCTAGCACAAACGTTGTTAAAAGATCACACCGCTTGTTTAGAAGAACTATCAAGCTTAAGTGTTTCTACTTCTAAAACAAGTAAAAATAATGTATTACCAGTAACTTGGCATGGCCCTGAACCTGGTATTGGATTGCGTAATTCAGCAGAATTATCTCAAATCCCGTACAGTTTTGATAATTCGTTACAAACAGCCGAAGTTTTTCCTGAAGGAGAATTAGATGCAGATTTACAACAAGTAGATTTAAGAAAAACAAATAGTTGGCGTTTACGATTAGGAGAAATAGAAACTACAGAAATGGTAGAGGTACAGCTGGTAAATGCTGTAGCTCCTTTTGTTTTGTGTAACCGTTTGTCTAATTTAATGATGAAGGAAAATACAGGCAAAAAACATATTATTAATGTAACAGCTATGGAAGGAAAATTTCATAGATTTAAAAAAGTAGATAGGCACCCACATACAAACATGGCAAAAGCTGCTTTAAATATGTTAACACATACCTCTGCGTCAACTTTTGCTAAATCTGGAATTTATATGAATGCTGTTGATACAGGTTGGGTAACAGATGAAGATCCTGCTGAGTTATCAAAGAAGAAAGTTGAAGTTCACGATTTTCAACCGCCACTTGATATTGTAGATGGTGCAGCTAGAGTTATGGATCCTTTAATTGATGGAATTAATACAGGAAAACATTGGTGTGGTAAGTTTTTAAAAGATTATTTTCCTATTGATTGGTAA
- a CDS encoding histidine kinase, which yields MNQFTNYISKIFIVFLFILAPILCAQNKDNFVMFGHTPRVVNRQLYKSLYNAKETKEKLVLLDSIATLFLRSNNADSLFYYGTVIKNELFNLKKTDNLKDKYELKGLLYKGLGSQNMGFLEESIGYFIKGITLAKKDGLVFQRFQLALADTYILKRDILKLKNILDELKPICNTEPLLVYYKIAESNYNILNKQPDKAKKIIKAALKTANKKKYTKIYLRLKTALGMLISYEGKFKEALSIFHEIKKETLTNGYYDIYISITLNQGEIYQRTKNYEIAEMVLSSAYVNSVQWNQLNLQKKIIRALVQLYVSTEDFKNAYNLKTQLESVNRKIIKNQNLRYIRNLEFKYETLKKEKKISKLQEDQVKKETEIEYQKTIKYAILIGFFIILIPIILFLIVYYQKLQAQSLLNKQQEVLRQKEMTSILQAQELELVKNTIIVQNKERDRIARELHDSIGGNIAGIKLQMNNLIDSNPEVSSLLEQLEKTYQHVRDISHSLIPDEFKENNFTVLVKNYIATLNQNNTVLINFEAYPEKTVNALNYTVQSNLLNIIKELITNAFKHANAVEIDLQISILKNENSIELLYEDDGVGFDLKKTSKGIGIQNIEHRVKIFKGVFSIDSALNRGTVITISIPQQDKL from the coding sequence ATGAATCAATTTACCAATTACATATCTAAAATTTTTATAGTGTTTCTTTTTATTTTAGCACCAATACTTTGTGCTCAGAATAAAGATAACTTTGTAATGTTTGGTCATACACCAAGAGTCGTTAATCGACAGTTATATAAATCTTTGTATAATGCTAAAGAAACAAAGGAAAAACTTGTTCTTTTAGATAGTATTGCTACACTATTTTTACGATCAAATAATGCGGATTCTCTTTTTTATTACGGAACAGTAATAAAAAACGAACTTTTTAACTTAAAAAAAACAGATAATCTTAAAGACAAATACGAATTAAAAGGACTTCTTTACAAAGGTTTAGGATCTCAAAATATGGGGTTTCTAGAAGAGTCTATAGGTTATTTTATAAAGGGAATTACGTTAGCTAAAAAAGATGGTTTAGTATTTCAACGGTTTCAGTTAGCCTTAGCTGATACTTATATTTTAAAAAGAGATATCTTAAAACTAAAAAATATTTTAGACGAGTTAAAGCCTATTTGTAATACTGAACCGTTATTAGTTTATTATAAAATAGCAGAGTCTAATTATAACATATTAAATAAACAGCCTGATAAGGCAAAAAAAATAATTAAAGCGGCATTAAAAACTGCCAACAAAAAGAAATACACTAAAATATATTTAAGATTAAAAACTGCTTTAGGTATGTTAATTTCTTATGAAGGTAAGTTTAAAGAAGCGCTGTCAATTTTTCATGAAATAAAAAAAGAAACATTAACTAATGGTTATTATGATATTTATATTTCTATAACTTTAAATCAAGGTGAAATTTATCAGCGTACTAAAAACTATGAAATTGCTGAAATGGTACTTTCTTCAGCGTATGTTAACTCTGTACAATGGAATCAATTAAATTTACAAAAAAAAATAATTAGAGCTTTAGTGCAACTTTACGTATCAACAGAAGATTTTAAAAATGCCTATAATTTAAAGACTCAATTAGAAAGTGTAAATCGTAAAATTATAAAGAATCAAAATTTACGGTACATTAGAAATTTAGAATTTAAATATGAAACATTAAAAAAAGAGAAAAAAATAAGTAAACTACAAGAAGATCAAGTAAAAAAAGAAACAGAAATTGAATATCAAAAAACAATAAAATATGCTATTCTTATAGGCTTTTTTATAATTCTTATTCCTATAATTTTATTTTTAATAGTTTATTATCAAAAACTTCAAGCTCAAAGTTTACTTAATAAACAACAAGAAGTATTACGTCAAAAAGAAATGACATCGATATTACAAGCACAAGAATTAGAATTGGTAAAGAATACTATTATTGTTCAAAATAAAGAAAGAGATCGTATTGCTAGAGAGTTACATGATAGCATAGGAGGAAATATTGCTGGTATAAAATTACAAATGAATAATTTAATAGATAGTAATCCTGAGGTAAGTTCATTACTAGAGCAATTAGAAAAAACGTACCAACATGTTAGAGATATTTCACACAGTTTAATTCCTGATGAATTTAAAGAAAATAACTTTACTGTTTTAGTTAAAAATTATATAGCAACATTAAACCAAAATAATACCGTACTTATTAATTTTGAGGCGTACCCAGAAAAAACTGTCAATGCTTTAAATTACACCGTACAATCTAATTTATTAAATATTATAAAAGAGCTTATTACGAATGCTTTTAAACATGCAAATGCAGTTGAAATAGATTTACAAATAAGTATACTTAAGAATGAAAATAGTATTGAACTTTTATATGAAGATGATGGTGTTGGTTTTGATTTGAAAAAGACTAGTAAAGGAATTGGTATACAAAATATAGAACATCGAGTGAAAATTTTTAAAGGTGTTTTTTCAATAGACTCGGCATTAAATAGGGGTACAGTAATAACTATTAGCATTCCGCAACAAGATAAATTATGA
- a CDS encoding cold-shock protein produces the protein MSKGTVKFFNETKGFGFITEEGVEKDHFVHVSGLIDEIREGDEVEFDLKEGNKGPNAVNVKVI, from the coding sequence ATGAGTAAAGGAACAGTAAAGTTTTTCAATGAAACTAAAGGATTTGGTTTCATCACTGAAGAAGGAGTAGAAAAAGATCATTTTGTACACGTTTCAGGATTAATCGATGAAATTCGTGAAGGAGACGAAGTTGAATTTGATTTAAAAGAAGGAAATAAAGGACCAAATGCGGTTAACGTAAAAGTTATCTAA
- a CDS encoding TetR/AcrR family transcriptional regulator, whose product MVKLQKSIDKRNALIKATIKLVNNNGFHATPMSKIAKMANVSPATIYLYFENKQDLVNKTYIEVKEEYTTYAFKTYNENTTVKDGFELIWKRIADFKLKECEKAMFLAQCDNTPVIDEECRNEGIKHLQPLLDLWARGKKEGVIKPLSDYLLYAYSINPLSFLMITQKRGSFQLDETHLEEAYQSAWSSIKTCK is encoded by the coding sequence ATGGTGAAACTTCAAAAAAGTATAGATAAACGTAATGCTTTGATTAAAGCTACAATAAAACTTGTTAATAACAATGGTTTTCATGCAACACCAATGAGTAAAATAGCAAAAATGGCAAACGTTTCACCTGCTACTATTTACTTATATTTTGAAAACAAGCAAGATTTGGTAAATAAAACCTACATAGAGGTTAAAGAAGAGTATACAACCTATGCTTTTAAAACTTACAATGAAAATACTACCGTTAAAGATGGTTTTGAACTTATATGGAAACGCATTGCAGATTTTAAACTTAAAGAATGTGAAAAAGCAATGTTCTTAGCACAATGTGACAATACACCTGTGATAGATGAAGAATGCAGAAATGAAGGTATTAAACACCTACAGCCCCTACTCGATCTTTGGGCACGTGGTAAAAAAGAAGGGGTTATTAAACCTTTATCAGATTACTTACTGTATGCATATTCTATAAATCCATTATCTTTTTTAATGATTACACAAAAACGTGGTTCCTTTCAATTAGATGAAACACATTTAGAAGAAGCATATCAGTCTGCATGGAGTAGTATTAAAACCTGTAAATAA
- a CDS encoding 1-acyl-sn-glycerol-3-phosphate acyltransferase, translating into MISKFIFTTILGWKFKGEFPKELKKYVLIGAPHTSWKDFLVGLFSKNITGTKLNFVGKKSLFKPPFGFIFKALGGAPIDRSKSMNVVDAIINVFNSKEEFRLAISPEGTRQFVEKWKTGFYYIATGANVPIVMLGFDFENKQVQLSKPFYPTGDINIDFAHFYEFYKNMKGDKPHLFNNKNLL; encoded by the coding sequence ATGATATCTAAATTTATATTTACTACAATTTTAGGATGGAAATTTAAAGGAGAATTTCCGAAAGAGTTAAAAAAATATGTGTTAATTGGCGCACCTCATACAAGTTGGAAAGACTTTTTGGTAGGATTGTTTTCAAAAAACATAACAGGTACAAAACTTAATTTTGTAGGAAAAAAATCATTATTTAAACCACCATTTGGTTTTATATTTAAAGCATTAGGAGGCGCTCCTATTGATAGAAGCAAAAGCATGAATGTAGTAGATGCTATTATCAATGTATTTAACTCTAAAGAAGAATTTCGTTTAGCAATTTCACCAGAAGGAACCCGACAATTTGTAGAAAAATGGAAAACAGGGTTTTATTATATTGCAACAGGAGCAAATGTGCCAATTGTAATGCTAGGTTTCGATTTTGAGAACAAACAAGTACAATTATCAAAGCCTTTTTATCCGACTGGTGATATAAATATTGATTTTGCTCATTTTTATGAGTTTTATAAAAATATGAAAGGTGATAAACCTCATTTATTTAATAACAAGAATCTGCTATAA
- a CDS encoding cold-shock protein produces MAKSQQSFNKNEKEKKRLKKRDDKKKKMDARKADIKENGPTGIEFAYTDAYGNLSDTPPDPALKLEINLEDIQVSVPKTLEGDREAFDPVRKGTVSFFDSSKGFGFIIDSADQEKYFTHVSGIIDEISENDKVSFELEKGMKGMNAVKVTLVK; encoded by the coding sequence ATGGCAAAATCTCAGCAATCATTTAACAAGAATGAAAAAGAGAAAAAGCGTTTAAAAAAACGTGACGATAAAAAAAAGAAAATGGATGCTCGAAAGGCTGACATAAAAGAAAATGGTCCAACAGGAATCGAATTTGCATATACTGATGCTTATGGGAATTTAAGTGATACTCCTCCGGATCCTGCTCTAAAATTAGAAATAAACTTAGAAGACATTCAAGTAAGTGTTCCTAAAACTTTAGAAGGAGACAGAGAAGCGTTTGATCCTGTTAGAAAAGGAACAGTTTCATTTTTTGATTCATCTAAAGGATTTGGTTTCATTATCGATTCTGCAGATCAAGAAAAATACTTTACACACGTAAGTGGTATTATTGATGAAATTTCAGAGAATGATAAAGTAAGTTTCGAACTTGAAAAAGGAATGAAAGGTATGAATGCTGTAAAAGTAACATTAGTTAAATAA
- a CDS encoding DEAD/DEAH box helicase — MPKQFSDLGINKQLQQSLVDLHISVPTDVQEKAIPVILNQKEDVVVLAKTGTGKTAAFGLPLLQLIDVENTNVQALILAPTRELGQQIYKNLVSFATNTPEVIIASLCGGTPIKPQIESLKETNHIIVATPGRLLDLVKRGAISIKELKYFVLDEADEMVSSLKEEVDTIIKAIPKTRRTLLYTATMPGAIKQLIQNYMSKHVIQIEADMTTVGHQGIDHQYVVVKPIEKLEVLLHFLNSKEGERGIIFCKTKAAVNKLAKNLAINKFSSGAIHGSLTQGIRDRIMGQFREGHINILVATDLAARGIDVKDVSYVVNYHLPDTYDTYVHRSGRTARAGANGLSLTVLQEEEVEEIASFEKELGIVFKPLKKADTKSIEENNGLLWAKKIFKTKPNRNVSEDFRAKVKTIFHHLTKEELVDKLMANYLAETGALKPKLEKNKK; from the coding sequence ATGCCAAAGCAATTTTCAGATTTAGGAATTAATAAACAATTACAACAAAGTTTAGTTGATTTACATATTTCTGTACCAACAGATGTACAAGAAAAAGCCATTCCTGTTATTCTAAATCAAAAAGAAGATGTAGTTGTTTTAGCAAAAACAGGTACAGGTAAAACAGCAGCATTCGGATTACCCTTATTGCAATTGATTGATGTTGAAAATACTAATGTACAAGCCTTAATATTAGCACCGACAAGAGAATTAGGACAACAGATTTATAAAAATTTAGTTTCTTTTGCTACGAATACTCCTGAGGTAATCATAGCTTCACTATGTGGTGGTACACCAATTAAGCCTCAAATAGAAAGTTTAAAAGAAACAAACCATATTATAGTAGCAACACCAGGGCGTTTATTAGATTTAGTAAAAAGAGGTGCAATAAGTATTAAAGAATTAAAATACTTTGTATTAGATGAAGCTGATGAAATGGTAAGTTCTTTAAAAGAAGAAGTAGATACTATTATAAAAGCGATACCAAAAACAAGAAGAACATTATTGTATACGGCGACAATGCCTGGAGCAATAAAGCAGTTAATTCAAAATTACATGTCTAAACATGTAATTCAGATAGAAGCTGATATGACAACGGTTGGTCATCAAGGTATCGATCATCAATATGTGGTTGTTAAACCTATCGAAAAATTAGAAGTATTACTTCATTTCTTAAACTCTAAAGAAGGCGAACGAGGTATTATATTTTGTAAAACGAAAGCAGCTGTAAACAAGTTAGCAAAAAACTTAGCTATCAATAAGTTTTCATCAGGTGCTATTCACGGTAGTTTAACCCAAGGAATTCGAGATCGAATTATGGGACAGTTTAGAGAAGGACATATAAATATTTTAGTAGCTACCGATTTAGCAGCTCGTGGTATTGATGTAAAAGATGTTTCTTACGTAGTAAATTATCATTTACCAGACACTTATGACACTTATGTTCATAGAAGTGGACGAACGGCTAGGGCAGGAGCAAACGGACTTTCTTTAACTGTTTTGCAAGAAGAAGAAGTAGAAGAAATTGCAAGTTTTGAAAAAGAATTAGGTATTGTTTTTAAACCTCTTAAAAAGGCAGATACTAAAAGTATAGAAGAGAACAATGGTTTATTATGGGCTAAAAAAATATTTAAAACCAAGCCTAATCGTAATGTTTCTGAAGATTTTAGAGCAAAAGTAAAAACCATATTTCATCACTTAACAAAAGAAGAATTAGTTGATAAATTAATGGCAAATTATTTAGCTGAAACAGGTGCTTTAAAACCAAAATTAGAGAAAAATAAAAAATAA
- a CDS encoding cold-shock protein, producing MSKGTVKFFNETKGFGFITEEGVEKDHFVHISGLIDEIREGDEVEFDLQEGNKGLNAVNVKVI from the coding sequence ATGAGTAAAGGAACAGTAAAATTTTTCAACGAGACAAAAGGATTTGGATTTATTACAGAAGAAGGAGTTGAAAAAGACCACTTTGTGCACATTTCAGGGTTAATTGACGAGATTCGTGAAGGCGATGAAGTTGAATTTGACTTACAAGAAGGTAACAAAGGATTAAATGCAGTAAACGTAAAAGTTATCTAA
- a CDS encoding response regulator transcription factor: MTTEYSIIIADDHTMFLDGLRSILSEEKNITIILAATKGTQVLKYLQVNPVPTIDLVITDINMPEMDGIELNKAIKEQFPKVKTLVVSMLEEPVKIQNLIDTDANGYLSKNAEKSELLKAIKTILKGENYFSSRIKNILMEAMFASKSKPQISLTKREREVLKLIAKEFTTKEIASQLFLSTHTIESYRKNLISKLSVRNIAGLTRYAIEQGILD, encoded by the coding sequence ATGACAACAGAATATTCTATAATAATAGCAGATGACCACACGATGTTTTTAGATGGTTTACGTAGTATTCTTTCTGAAGAAAAAAACATTACTATTATATTAGCTGCAACAAAAGGAACCCAGGTTCTTAAATATTTACAAGTTAACCCTGTACCAACAATTGATTTAGTTATTACTGATATTAATATGCCAGAGATGGATGGTATCGAGTTAAATAAAGCTATTAAAGAGCAGTTTCCTAAAGTAAAAACTTTAGTTGTTAGCATGCTAGAAGAACCAGTGAAAATTCAAAATTTAATTGATACAGATGCGAATGGCTACTTATCTAAAAATGCTGAAAAATCTGAGCTTTTAAAAGCTATTAAAACTATTTTAAAAGGAGAAAATTATTTTTCATCAAGAATAAAAAATATATTGATGGAAGCTATGTTTGCATCCAAATCAAAACCTCAAATATCTTTAACTAAAAGAGAAAGAGAAGTTTTAAAGCTCATTGCAAAAGAGTTTACTACGAAAGAAATTGCCTCTCAATTATTTTTAAGTACTCATACTATAGAGAGTTATCGAAAAAATTTAATATCAAAATTAAGTGTACGTAATATCGCTGGATTAACCCGTTATGCTATAGAACAAGGTATTCTAGATTAG
- a CDS encoding EamA family transporter, whose amino-acid sequence MWMYLGLLAALFLGLHNLCKKHAVQGNEVFPVLLGTISSGFLFIAAFYVFAVFYPDYALEKGYNFQNISWQTHGFIFIKSAIMASSWILAYQALKHLPITIVTPIRSAGPFFTFIGAIVIYKESPNLYQWIGFFLIIFSVLLYSQIGKKEGINFKRNKWIFAIIGATFLGASSGLYDKFLIQNLQLNPQTLQFWFCLYTMLILLVILTITWFPYAKKRKAFKFRWSIIAVGILLQAADYFYFKALQDPEALIMLLSAIKRSQILIAVVIGGLVFKEKNKRKKLIPLIGIMIGVFLILYSN is encoded by the coding sequence ATGTGGATGTATTTAGGTTTATTAGCAGCGCTTTTTTTAGGATTACATAATTTATGTAAAAAACATGCAGTACAAGGTAATGAAGTATTTCCGGTACTTTTAGGAACCATTTCTAGTGGTTTTTTATTTATAGCTGCATTTTATGTTTTTGCTGTTTTTTATCCTGACTATGCGCTTGAAAAGGGATACAATTTTCAGAATATTTCTTGGCAAACACATGGTTTTATTTTTATAAAATCGGCAATTATGGCAAGTTCTTGGATTTTAGCATATCAAGCGCTAAAACATTTGCCCATAACCATTGTTACACCAATACGTTCTGCAGGCCCATTTTTTACTTTTATAGGTGCTATTGTTATTTATAAAGAAAGTCCTAATTTATACCAATGGATTGGTTTTTTCTTAATCATTTTTTCAGTGCTTTTGTATTCACAAATTGGAAAAAAAGAAGGAATTAACTTTAAACGTAACAAATGGATTTTCGCCATCATAGGAGCTACTTTTTTAGGTGCTTCAAGCGGATTATATGATAAGTTTTTAATTCAGAATTTACAATTAAATCCACAAACTTTACAGTTTTGGTTCTGTTTATATACAATGCTCATTTTACTAGTTATTTTAACGATTACTTGGTTTCCGTATGCTAAAAAACGAAAAGCTTTTAAATTTCGTTGGTCTATTATTGCTGTAGGAATTTTACTACAAGCAGCCGATTATTTTTATTTTAAAGCTTTGCAAGATCCTGAGGCCTTAATTATGTTGCTTTCCGCAATAAAAAGAAGTCAAATATTAATTGCTGTTGTTATTGGTGGCTTGGTATTTAAAGAAAAAAATAAACGCAAAAAATTAATACCCTTAATCGGCATCATGATTGGCGTATTTTTAATTTTATATTCAAATTAA
- a CDS encoding NAD(P)H-dependent oxidoreductase: MELLDKLNWRYAAKAMNGKKVAEDKIERILEAARLAPTSSGLQPFEVFVVKNKDIKEQIKPVAWNQSVITDCSHLLVFAAWDTYTEDRINYMFDLTNKIRGFENEGWENYRKMLLGMYPQKDAEENFNHAAKQAYIAFSHAIIAAAYEGVDATPIEGFEPDAVDKILGLREKGLRSAVLLPIGYRKEDADWLVNLVKVRKPIEELVTVIE; the protein is encoded by the coding sequence ATGGAATTATTAGATAAATTAAATTGGAGATACGCAGCAAAAGCCATGAATGGTAAAAAAGTAGCTGAAGATAAAATAGAACGTATTTTAGAAGCTGCTCGATTAGCTCCTACCTCTAGCGGATTACAACCTTTTGAAGTTTTTGTGGTAAAAAATAAAGATATTAAAGAACAAATTAAACCTGTAGCTTGGAATCAATCTGTTATTACAGATTGTTCGCACCTACTTGTTTTTGCTGCTTGGGATACTTATACTGAAGATAGAATTAACTATATGTTTGATTTAACAAACAAAATTCGTGGTTTTGAAAATGAAGGATGGGAAAACTATCGTAAAATGTTATTAGGTATGTATCCTCAAAAAGATGCTGAAGAAAACTTTAACCATGCTGCAAAACAAGCATACATTGCCTTTTCTCACGCAATTATTGCCGCTGCATATGAAGGTGTAGATGCAACACCTATTGAAGGTTTTGAACCTGATGCTGTTGATAAAATTTTAGGATTACGAGAAAAAGGATTACGTAGTGCTGTGTTATTACCAATAGGCTACAGAAAAGAAGATGCTGACTGGTTAGTTAATTTGGTAAAAGTTAGAAAACCAATAGAAGAATTAGTTACTGTTATTGAGTAA